The genomic region GCTGATGCAACTTTGTGGGAATACTGAGAAACATTCATGAATCTAAACACACAACATTGTGTGTTCTTTAAACCTATACTTAAACATAACACATACTCTACAGCATAAGCACAAGATGATAACGTACAGTCCATATCACGCAACATATGAAAATATTTCAACATAAGCTAATGGCTCaagacacaaaaacacatttgaagGTAAAGTacaaacaaatgcacaaatgACTTGTCATTAATCTCATTAAATTAAAGGGgtatttcacacaaaatgacaattctgtcagcatttactcaccctcatgtcgttgcaaacctgcatgacttgcTTTCTTCTAtcgaacataaaagaagatattttgacatttaGACAGTTTAAaacatcttcctttgtgttctccagaagaaagaaagtcagacaggtttggaacgacatgaatggaaaaacatcaatttttgggtgaatttttCCTTTAACAAAGCACAAATTGATGGTACACTGacaaagtgttaaaaaacactGGATTATTGTTGCACAAACTGCTCTTTGCTTAATCTCAATTAGCATAACTCTTTAATTGGGTGAAatcatgcaaaaataaaataagcaatttaatgcaCATTGTGTAGGATCATGAAAGTCACTGTCACTGCCTCTCAGTGCTTTCATGGCTTATTTCACTCCGCTGTTTCTAGGAAATCTTATTGTGCTATTACATAATGGTCAGTAATTTGCTTATGCAAAATGCTGTGTATGATAAGCTGAGTCTTCGGCCATAGGGCTTGTTCCTGTtcccaaaaacatttttagagtGAACTGGCTTCTCTAATGAGGCCAGGTTTTAAATAGCAGCACCATGGCTCAGAAAATACTGGAGAAATGTCCTTGTTCACATCAGACAGATTCAGATTTCttcatgcacacatacacaagcACACAAAGTGAGTCGAAAGCAATTCATTTCTATGTCAAATTGTTATTTGTGGTGTTTGTGGCCGTTTTGGGTTACACGACTTGTATTCAGCATTGTTCTGACATCAGGAACAACAGTGTTTTTTCATGTAACTCTAAGCTTGTTGATTCGCACTTTTTCGGCTAAAGCTTTTACATGTGAATGTGTTGAAGAAAAGATGAAGTGTTTGTGCCTTCCTTAGAGGGATAAGATCTCCTAAGGtgtgaaaatgcagttttttttaacttcatttttattttattctcatTATGTGCCATTTGCAACTGGAAATgacaatgaaataataaaaaaaatgttaaacagtAAATACttaaagagtgtgtgtgtttttttatttttttttatttttagttcttGTGAAGAAGTAGATTTATCTCAAATAATTGATATATTATAATCACTGGATATGGATATGGTTAATCAGCTTCCTTTAATGTATCCATTTTTAGTAACTTTATTCCTTACGTATTGCAACATAACCCAACAGTTTTGACATTTGTAGCtagaattttacattttctgaagcaaATGTGAGTAGATTCAgtttctttgtctttttgtccaTCTGCACCTTAACTATTTTCCTGTAAATTCTCTCTGCCCCGACCTTGGAGATTTTCCAAGATTTTTTGCGCTGACAGTGTGGCTCTTGAAACTCAAGAAGACTGCActgcacacacagacactctcacaaaacacacacacagacactcccacacaacacacacacacacacacacacacatcacacacacacacacaaggacaTACTAATATCTAACAGATGTGAATATTCTATGTGGCAATAACAAAGAAATGTCTGCAGCTGCTTTCTGTGGGTTTTAGACACTACAGCAACAATTGGAGGACAAATTACATGACTTAAAATTGTGTTATAGATAGCCTAAATAAAGAGAGCTGAGCATTGAATGAATTATCCGAGAAACCAGGATGAAAGACTTAAGTATGTACAGATTTAAGGTCTGGTACATTTGAGGCCTGGTCCTGGGAGGATTATCAGCATTTCATTTACTCCAATATGAAAATATCCAATTGACAAAAGCTTCGTATGgcttatatgtatgtgtgttagCATATATAGGCTAGCCATACACTCCCTTAAAAGACTGACAGAATAATGAATTTCTGTTAACAGCtacacattaaatattaaaaaaatactaatgttAGTGGATAATATTCAATCTACTTCCCAAAAAATACACTAGTGTGTATAATTAATATCAGGGAAGTGCAAGAAGACGTATAGAATAAGTGACAGTAGGTCATGACACAGAACGGTGCTGCCACCTTGTGGTGAAATGACTTCTTATTGTAATAAAAAACGAGACAATCTTCACATGCATTCGCTTCTGCACACTCATAggcaaaacattttcattttattattgtgATAAAAACATAttgatcaaaataaatgaaaagtatAATTCACTTTTTGgttaaacagaacaaaatctatgatcatattttctttgcAACATGCCTTCCATGTGCACAAAAAATTGAgaactttatatttttttgtatttacatgtCACAAGGGCTACATCtcagtaactataaagttttgaTTCAATAGTCATATTGTACAAATACAGTGATTTTGCTAGAGAAGCAATTTGTCTCTTAtcttttaatgcattgttttatttaataattgttttattgtttaattttggCATAAAAGCATTTAAATAGACTATAATACACTTCAAATACAGATATATTGcacaacatgttttttttcttcttaaattACAAGGTATTGCATATTTACAAACAGGTATCAGTGTCCATCCCAGATGAGCCGAgatgaattattaaattcaaatattataatttacatGTATTAAACATACAACAGATATGGAGTTGGTGCAAAAACATGACTTTTACAGAGTCAGTCTGTTGTGAAGAGAATGCTCATTATTTCCAGCGGTTGATCCTGCGTAACTGTATGTATGCAAGTGTCATACACACCAGTATGATGCCCAGAAGAGCCACCTGGTTCTGCCAGAAGCCCCACACACTGTAGTCGATCCCCTGAGATATCAGGTACATCTCTCCTGTTAGTCTGACCATGAGAAAAAGATCAAATATAAGatgtaaaaatctagttttGGTTGTCACAATAAAAAGTTTCAATTTTAATTGCTCAGTGCAGATTTAGTTGAACAATGACTCAAAGAAAACCCTATTATTGATGTTGGTTGAGCATATCTACTGCGCTTGTGTGGAACACGTCCGCCAAGCGGACCCCAGCATACACTTTCAGTAGTATAAATACAAGTAGTCCGTGTCCATGCTGTCCGTGTGCACGTCCGAACTGGAGTATATTCGAGGCGTTGTCATGATATGCAAGAGGTTGTCTAACTTCTGTGTTATACAACTCTGTGAACATTCACTGAACTGTCATTACACTTTATCTTTATACAGCATACATAACTTACGTATCATTGCCACTGTAGAAGACCAAccctttcatttcatttatagtCACAGCCTATAAAAGAACAACACACAAGTACAGTATAATCAGAACTTTGTATATAATCTGATAATGTGTGACGATGCATTTAATTTCCTTTTAATATGTGTTATGTCatgcaaaaacagtttttgcacTCAAAAATTACTTACATCTAGTCCATATTTGAAGATACTGACCCACTTGAGCCAGGACAACCAGTTGAGCATGTAGTTAAGATTTACTAGGAACCCTCCAAATACCTTCAACAAAGAGAGCGAAAGAAAGTTGGAATAAGAAAGAATGACAATGTACAAGAATATATGTGCAAGTGTATGATAGAAATCTGACCATCATGAAGACAAAGGGCAAGGCTACGAGGATGTTGGCCATGGCGAATGAGCTCACGCTGGCACTGACCAGGAACGCCAAGCTGACTCCCGCCAGACTGACCAGAGACATGGTCAATGCAAAGCACAAGAAGGATGTGAATGCTGGATTCAGCCCTGTtgacaaatatatatgtacacttACTGTGCATAATGCATATTCAAGTTTCATTTAGTAAACAGCACGTGCTACTGATAGTTTTAATGATGTGCCATATGTTTAgcacaataataatatattatgtgaCACGTGCGCTTACCCATCATATAGTAAGCAATGCTGGAGAAGATGAAAATCGGTACAATGCGATTTGGTAACAGATCCACAAACACCTTGGACAGGAAATATACTGATGTACGATAATATCCCCCAGAGTTCTCATGCCTAAACCGCACATATAAAACACacttatattttttgtaaaagaaaaatgaaagggGCCATGatgtgaatttttaaaaattattttattatgttttttgcacgcacacacacaaaatgattaTTTTCTGATCCTCAGTCTGAAATGATCCATTTTTTAAGGATCattccttaaaaaatggaataCGGCTCCAgcgggttaataaaggccttctgaagcgatgcatttttgtaggaaaaatatccatatgtAAAACGgcataaattcaaataactagcttcggGTGGACAACCGTATGCATACTGTGCAAATCGACTTGCGGCAAGTGAGTAACCCCCGACGCGATGTATGAATTAGGATGTTgtctcgcggttcaaacaaatagggctgtgcaacaaactcaatcTCCTCTTCTCTTTTATCGAAATCcttcaacatttctctttaaaaattctcattttacaCTTCtcattcgtgaccggtgttttgctTTGCTCTATCTTCTGCGCGTCCACGTTCATCAATAcgtcatgcgtcgggtcagaggtcactcctCTGCCGCAAATTGATACGTACGGCCatctgctggaagctagttattatacttataaataaagtcttaaatttggatatttttcttacaaaaaccaatCGGTTCGCTTCAGAaaacctttattaacccactggagccatatggattatttttatgatggatggatggatgcattttttgggcttcaaaacatgccctccattcacaaccattataaagcttggaagagccaggatatggtcccactttatattaagtggccttaactactatgtacttacatcaaaaaataagtacagtgtacttattgggttcatattgaattgcaaaacacttttgcagctattgaggtgggatacaggtaaggttagggaaagctttggtggtatgggtaggtttaagggtaggggtaaagtgtaagggatgggtcaacagtgtaattataaatgtaataacagaaattaattacagatgtaattacatgcaggtgtttttaaaatagaagtacaatgtagaaacatgtatgtacacaataagtgcattgtatcaaatgattaatttaaatacaagtacatagtagttaaggccacttaatataaagtgggtccaggatattttttaatataactctgattgtgtttgtctgaaagaagatactcatatacacctaggatggcttgagggtgagtaatttttatactgtatatcaaaaaagatcaaggcaaatttgatttctcatgtcataaTCCCTTTAATGAAAGGAAAGTTCATTAAATACATACAGAGTCTGGACACAGAAAttgcagtgttgttattgttaaccataactaaaactattaaactattaaaaatccttttgattaattcaaataaagctgaaataaaatatattatcagacgtaacttaaatgaaaattagaaatgttgtaaactaaacataaattaaaaatgacaaaataactaaaacgtaaattaaaattaaagtgaaagcagaaAAATTGACAATTACTAGCATAATAGATGATTTGAACAACTGATAATGTCATACTCACACAAAGATTGCTCGTTCATTAATGAAGAGTACAACTGCTGATAGATTGCCAAACACCATGTTGATGATGAGAAAGAAGAACGCTCCAATcctgcacacaaacacagagaaaTTAAactaatgatggatggatggatggatggatggatggatggatggatggatgtgacAGTACCTGTTCTGTAAGGCTTCAGGAAGAGTTAAAGGCATCTGGTAGTAGATGAGTCCAATCAGTAGAGCAAAGATGATGTTAAGCGCCAGCTGAGCGTATGATGTCTGAGGATTCCTGATAACGTTCAGCGCTGCCCTCCAACACACCACCTTTAACTACAGGTGGACACATATTTATCCACATACACATGTTCAGGtaaacatgcacatacatgGATATCGACTATATTGTTTGTGATTGTGGTTGCTGAATAAATGCACTTCTGCAACCTCTGTGTGACAATACTAGccttttttgctgttgttttaacagaaaaacatgaaagtaaTCTTGGAATTACTATCAggaatttcactgtttttattttttaaaggagtttcttgttttaccagttttcataatgtacaGAGTGTGTTAATTGATATGATAAATAGCCTATAATAAATCAGGAAACTAGATTAGGTATGTGTATGAGTTGATATTCCCTCGATTTGTGCTTATAGGTGAAAGTAACAACGACACAGATCCTGCAATAGCGAAATGAGCCTatttggagcttgattaaataaatgctgtttataACGAGGAGGATGTTTTAAGCTATGAaatttgcaggatgttttaatggtacaaagacaacttatatgtcaaaagatcaaggcaaatttggCAAAACATTTgactaaatatgataaaaactaACACAGGACTgagactaagactaaattaaaaaacaactgACAAAATCAACACTACAATTTGCCTTCAGTGGACTTCATGTTACAACCATCCAAAAGACAAGATTTATGGCTCACTGTTCACTTCACCCATAACTGACCTGATAACAACTCTGAGCTAAAGTTGAACAGTCGGTCATGTTAATGTACCAGTTAACCATTTACTTGAAAACACACACCTAAAAGACTTTTTTCTTATGAAACAAACCTGGTAGAAAAACGAGGTGACATAGGATGGTGCCTTGCTCTTGGCTTCAGATGAAGGATCTGATGGTCCAGCGATACATTTCAACTCCTCGTTGATAGAAACACAGTACTGAGACTCCTTGTAAAGCTCAGCCAATGACTTCTCTGAGGAAGAGAGAGAAACTTTCAATCCACTCAACTCATGTGACTGAACAATGCCACAAATCATTGATTACTTTATATAAGTTGCATTTGTCGATCTCTCAGTTTCTGTGTATGTGTATCACCTGTTGGCATTGAAGAAGAGGTCTCGCCATTTGTTATGTCCAGAAAGAAATCGGCAGGGTTGTTGAAAGCCTCACACTCATAACCTAATCAACAGAGTTGAATTTAATAAGATTTGAAAATACTAATGGCACAtattttttttggtaacactttattttacagtgtccttgttacatgttATATGTTGTTACTATAggttatgcataattacatgcaacttacagtaaaccaaaccctaattctaaccctatagtaagtatatgtagataattaaaggtgccctagaattaaatattgaatttatattggcatagttgaataacaagagttcagtacatggaaaagacatacagtgagtttcaaactccattgtttcctccttcttatattaatctcatttgtttaaaagacctccgaagaacaggcgaatctcaacgtaacacagactgttacataatcattaatatgtacgcccccaatatttgcatatgccagcccatgatcaagccattagacaagggcagaacgtctggatgtgcacagctgaatcatcagactaggtaagcaagcaagaacaatagcgaaaaat from Megalobrama amblycephala isolate DHTTF-2021 linkage group LG7, ASM1881202v1, whole genome shotgun sequence harbors:
- the abcg2b gene encoding broad substrate specificity ATP-binding cassette transporter ABCG2b, with the translated sequence MEVCEIKMLPAWESDGTKVSVRVPGPTLTYQNILYCIRESRGPCRKRGPQREILKNVSGIMKTGLNAIMGATGSGKTSLLDVIAGRKDPRGLRSGQVLVDNKVVTSDLRLMSAYVVQDDVLMGTLTVRENLLFSGNLRLPRKQYSTADKEKKVESIIQELGLEDCADTKIGTEFIRGVSGGERKRCSIGMELITSPTLLFLDEPTTGLDSNTANSIISLLHRLSRSGKTIIFSIHQPRYSIFRLFDHLTLLHKGETVYAGPAGKAMDYFQSLGYECEAFNNPADFFLDITNGETSSSMPTEKSLAELYKESQYCVSINEELKCIAGPSDPSSEAKSKAPSYVTSFFYQLKVVCWRAALNVIRNPQTSYAQLALNIIFALLIGLIYYQMPLTLPEALQNRIGAFFFLIINMVFGNLSAVVLFINERAIFVHENSGGYYRTSVYFLSKVFVDLLPNRIVPIFIFSSIAYYMMGLNPAFTSFLCFALTMSLVSLAGVSLAFLVSASVSSFAMANILVALPFVFMMVFGGFLVNLNYMLNWLSWLKWVSIFKYGLDAVTINEMKGLVFYSGNDTLTGEMYLISQGIDYSVWGFWQNQVALLGIILVCMTLAYIQLRRINRWK